Part of the Pseudomonas sp. M30-35 genome is shown below.
TCTTCAATTTAGTGGTGGTCGGCTTGACCGACATGTCGCTGCACGATCTTGATCGTAAATTGAAGTTTATCGAAGCCGATAACGGCCGATATGCGCCTGATCGCGTCGGTTTGCCGTTGGACATTGACGTCTTGCTCTATGGCGATCTGGTTGGCAACTTTGATGGCTTGATATTGCCGCGTGCTGAAATCCTGAAGAATGCGTTTGTGCTTTGGCCGTTGTCGCTGCTAGCGCCAACGGTGTTGCACCCTGGCGAACAACGCAGTTTCACTGAGCTTTGGGCGAACGCGCAGATTGAGCAGGTGCTGAAGCCCACCCTGTTTAGCTGGCGACAGCAGCAACTGACGCCGCAGGCGCTCCTTGAGACGCCTGCCTGCTGAAACCATGCAGTCATTGCGCTAATTCGTGTGCAGCCGCAATCAGACTGATTGCGGCTGATAGCCCTTCTTGAATTGGGTGATGGCCCGCAGCCGCTCGCGCTGTAACGCCTCACCCAATTCCGGCCCTTTGAATCCCTGAGCCAACAAGGGCTGTACGGCGACGGCGCAAGCTGTTTGCATCACACTTCGCAAATAGCTGGCTTGTGGGTAATCACGTCCTTCAAAACCATCACGACCGCGTGCGTCCATCTCGCAGGCAGCAATGAACTCTTCAAAGCGTTGTGGTCTGCGGAATACGTCAAAGCGTTGCAGTAACTCCAACAATGTTGACGGTTTTAGCTCAAGGGCACGATGACCGTGGGTGTGAAACTCACCGACCAGCAACGCCAACTCCTGGCAGTCTTTGGGGGCTTTGCAGCGAGTATTGATGGCCTTGATCAGCTTGAGTCCACGTTGTTCGTGGGCAATGTGCCGTGGCCACTGGTCTTCCGGGGTCAGGCCTTTACCCACATCGTGCAGCAAGCTAGCCCAGCGAACACTGAGTGGCTGGTTATATTCTGCGCACTGGCGCAGCACGCTGAGGACATGCGCGCCGGTGTCTATTTCGGGGTGATGCGCCGGTGGCTGAGGTACACCAAACAGGGCGTCGACTTCAGGCAGCAAAACCTTGAGCGCGCCGCAATCGCGCAGCACCTCAACGAAAACATCGGGTCTTGGTTCCATCAATGCGCGAGATATTTCTTTCCAGCTACGCTCTGCCGTTAAGGCGCTGAGCTCGCCTGATTCGCTCAGTTGCTGCATCAGTTGCAGCGTCTCTGTGGCGACGCTAAACCCAAGAGGCGCATAACGCGCGGCAAATCTGGCGACCCGCAGCACACGCAGCGGGTCTTCAGTAAAGGCGGGCGATACATGGCGCAGTAACTTGGCCTCCAGGTCGCGCTGGCCGCCGTATGGATCATAGAGCTTGCCGTTATCATCCTCGGCGATAGCGTTGATGGTCAGGTCGCGGCGAATCAGGTCTTCCTCGAGCGTAACCTCGGGGCTGGCGTAGAAGGTGAAGCCGCCATAGCCGCGACCGCTTTTACGTTCCGTTCGCGCAAGCGCGTATTCATCTTTTGTTTGTGGGTGCAGAAAAACCGGAAAATCTGCTCCGACCGGACGATAACCCAGCGCGAGCATCTGCTCGGCTGTGGCGCCAACCACGACCCAGTCATTTTCGGTTACTTCACGTCCCAACAAGCGATCACGTACTGCACCGCCAACCTTATAAATTCGCATGTATGCCTCCATTGCTGCAGAGGATAGCGGTTGTAGGTGTCGCATAGGAAGTTAGCTTAACGGGCTGTGCTGACGGGTATCTGTGCAGTGAGTGCAAGCACTGCTTGTTTGAGCTGTTCGGCACTGCAGCTGGCAGGGCTGAGACTGGTTATACCGGTGCCTTGCCACAGCACATTGTCGGCCGGATCGGTCAGGCGTAAGTGTAGGGTGCCGGTTTCGTCGTGCAATACATGAATGGCCTGATAGGCGCCCAACTGGTTGGGCGGCGCTTGGTCAACCTTGAACTCAATAGGTTGCTCACGCACTTCGAGCCAGTAGTAAACATGGAATTGCGCAGGCTCAGCCTGTTGATAACCCAGCTGTTGCAGTTGTTCGCGCAGTAACGAAGTCAGCTGTGGATAAAGTGCAGGAGTCGCCGCTGAGGGTTTTAGTATGGGTTCGGGGGCGATAAGTTTGAAACGGCTTAATGCGCTGAGAGCCTGCGGGTTTACAGTGCTTATCTCGGTATGAGGCGCCGGGGTATTTGCGCAACTGGCCATAGCCACGCAGGTCAGAAGTATCAGCAATAAGCGCATCAAGGTCACCTCACAAGATAGGCCTTGATGCTCTTTAGCGGGAAGGCAAAGCACAACCTATCAAATGGGCGGGATGATCAGGTCTAGGCGCGGGTAGTCAGCCTCACGTTCAGCTTCCTTTTTGGGCGGTACATGCTGGCTGTTGATCTGTTTGTCGCCTTGCATCACTTCAAGATGGATGTCGAAGCCCCACAGGCGATGCAGGTGCTTGAGAACTTCCTCGGTGGAGTCGCCCAGTGGTTTTCGATCATGCTGCTGATGGCGCAAGGTCAGGGAGCGATCACCGCGTCGGTCGATGCTCCATATCTGCACATTGGGCTCCCGGTTGCCCAGGTTGTATTGCGCGGCTAAGGTTTCGCGAATTATTTGGTAGCCGTTATCGTCGTGGATGGCTGGGACAAGCAATTCATCTTGCTGGTCGTCATCGAGCACGCTGAATAGCTTCAAGTCGCGGATCACTTTGGGCGATAAGTACTGCAGGATAAAACTCTCATCCTTGAAGCTGTGCATGGCGAACTTAAGGGTGCTCAACCAATCACTGCCCGCGATTTCCGGGAACCAGCGCTGGTCTTCCTCTGTTGGATCCTCACAGATCCGGCGGATGTCGCAATACATGGCAAACCCTAAAGTGTAGGGATTGATGCCACTGTAATACGGGCTGTCGAATGCTGGTTGGTAGACCACGCTGGTGTGCGACTGTAAAAACTCGATCATAAAACCGTCTGTGACCAAGCCTTCGTCATAGAGGTCGTTCATTAACGTGTAATGCCAGAAGGTTGCCCAGCCTTCGTTCATGACTTGGGTCTGGCGCTGTGGATAAAAATACTGGGCTATTTTGCGCACTATTCGAATCACTTCACGCTGCCAAGGCTCAAGCAGCGGCGCATGTTTCTCGAGGAAATACAGGATGTTTTCTTGTGGCTCAGAAGGAAAGCGGTTGTCGTCTTTGTCGCTGTCCTTGCTCGCGCCTTTAGGGATGGTGCGCCACAGGTCGTTGATCTGCTTTTGCAGATGCTCTTCGCGCTCTTTCTGGCGGCGGCGCTCTTCCTCGGCGGATATTGGGTAAGGGCGTTTGTAGCGATCAACGCCGTAATTCATCAGTGCGTGGCAGGAGTCGATCAGGTCTTCAACTGCATCAATGCCGTGGCGTTCTTCGCATTGCATGATGTATTGCTTGGCGAACACCAGATAATCGATGATCGAGCTAGCGTCTGTCCACGTGCGGAACAGATAGTTGCCTTTGAAAAAACTGTTGTGGCCATAACAGGCATGGGCGATGACCAGTGCCTGCATGCACATGGTGTTCTCTTCCATGAGGTACGCGATGCACGGGTCAGAGTTGATCACGATTTCGTATGCGAGCCCCATTTGCCCGCGGCTGTAGTTTTTCTCGGTAGAGAGGAACTGTTTGCCGTACGACCAGTGGTGATAACCCAGCGGCATGCCAATAGAGGCGTAGGCGTCCATCATTTGTTCGGCGGTGATCACTTCAATCTGATTGGGATAAGTATCCAGCGCATAGCGTTCGGCAAGCCGGCTGATTTCACGGTCGTAGGTCCGGATCAGCTCAAAGGTCCACTCCGAGCCGGTGGAGATTGGTTGACGCTTCTTTTCGGATACAGCCTTCTCAGGATTGATCATGCTGTTAGCCTGCGCTGAAAGAGTTCGCGGAATACCGGGTAAATATCACCGGCAGTCACCAACTGTTGCTGAGCAAAGGTGTCAGCAAACGCCTCACTAATCTGTTGGTATTCGTACCACAGTGCTTGATGCTCGCGCGGGGTGATTTCGACATAGGTGAAGTACTGCACGAACGGCATTATCTGGTTGATCAGAATGTCTTTACACACCGGTGAGTCGTCATTCCAGTTGTCGCCATCCGAGGCTTGCGCGGCGTAGATGTTCCATTCATTCACCGGGTAACGCTCGGTCATGACTTCTTGCATCAGTTTCAAGGCGCTGGAGACGATGGTGCCGCCAGTCTCGCGCGAATAGAAAAACTCCTCTTCGTCCACCTCGCGCGCACTGGTGTGGTGACGAATAAACACCACTTCAATTTTGTCGTAATTACGTTTGAGAAATAGGTAAAGCAGAATGAAGAAGCGCTTGGCGATGTCTTTGGTGGCTTGGGTCATTGAGCCAGAGACGTCCATCAAGCAGA
Proteins encoded:
- the folK gene encoding 2-amino-4-hydroxy-6-hydroxymethyldihydropteridine diphosphokinase, translated to MSLTPVYLGLGSNIDREAHLCAGLDALAGLLKDMRCSAVFESAPVGIKSGPFFNLVVVGLTDMSLHDLDRKLKFIEADNGRYAPDRVGLPLDIDVLLYGDLVGNFDGLILPRAEILKNAFVLWPLSLLAPTVLHPGEQRSFTELWANAQIEQVLKPTLFSWRQQQLTPQALLETPAC
- a CDS encoding multifunctional CCA addition/repair protein gives rise to the protein MRIYKVGGAVRDRLLGREVTENDWVVVGATAEQMLALGYRPVGADFPVFLHPQTKDEYALARTERKSGRGYGGFTFYASPEVTLEEDLIRRDLTINAIAEDDNGKLYDPYGGQRDLEAKLLRHVSPAFTEDPLRVLRVARFAARYAPLGFSVATETLQLMQQLSESGELSALTAERSWKEISRALMEPRPDVFVEVLRDCGALKVLLPEVDALFGVPQPPAHHPEIDTGAHVLSVLRQCAEYNQPLSVRWASLLHDVGKGLTPEDQWPRHIAHEQRGLKLIKAINTRCKAPKDCQELALLVGEFHTHGHRALELKPSTLLELLQRFDVFRRPQRFEEFIAACEMDARGRDGFEGRDYPQASYLRSVMQTACAVAVQPLLAQGFKGPELGEALQRERLRAITQFKKGYQPQSV
- a CDS encoding DUF4136 domain-containing protein, with the translated sequence MRLLLILLTCVAMASCANTPAPHTEISTVNPQALSALSRFKLIAPEPILKPSAATPALYPQLTSLLREQLQQLGYQQAEPAQFHVYYWLEVREQPIEFKVDQAPPNQLGAYQAIHVLHDETGTLHLRLTDPADNVLWQGTGITSLSPASCSAEQLKQAVLALTAQIPVSTAR
- a CDS encoding SpoVR family protein, translated to MINPEKAVSEKKRQPISTGSEWTFELIRTYDREISRLAERYALDTYPNQIEVITAEQMMDAYASIGMPLGYHHWSYGKQFLSTEKNYSRGQMGLAYEIVINSDPCIAYLMEENTMCMQALVIAHACYGHNSFFKGNYLFRTWTDASSIIDYLVFAKQYIMQCEERHGIDAVEDLIDSCHALMNYGVDRYKRPYPISAEEERRRQKEREEHLQKQINDLWRTIPKGASKDSDKDDNRFPSEPQENILYFLEKHAPLLEPWQREVIRIVRKIAQYFYPQRQTQVMNEGWATFWHYTLMNDLYDEGLVTDGFMIEFLQSHTSVVYQPAFDSPYYSGINPYTLGFAMYCDIRRICEDPTEEDQRWFPEIAGSDWLSTLKFAMHSFKDESFILQYLSPKVIRDLKLFSVLDDDQQDELLVPAIHDDNGYQIIRETLAAQYNLGNREPNVQIWSIDRRGDRSLTLRHQQHDRKPLGDSTEEVLKHLHRLWGFDIHLEVMQGDKQINSQHVPPKKEAEREADYPRLDLIIPPI